Proteins found in one Helicobacter sp. NHP19-003 genomic segment:
- a CDS encoding tetratricopeptide repeat protein, which yields MTDSLRGACPAMLLVLLCWGVAHADGGANRYFNLGADAYQSGDYAQAVQYYQKAAQMGSADACNNLGGLYKNGQGVAKDYLKAIQYFQKAAKMGVADAFYNLGVMYENGEGVVKDYAQAIWHYQKAAQKGDADGYYGLGMMYWRGEGVKKDKEMARHYYQKACNLGHKLSCKKARK from the coding sequence ATGACGGACTCACTAAGGGGTGCATGCCCGGCCATGTTGTTGGTTTTGTTGTGCTGGGGTGTGGCGCATGCAGACGGAGGGGCGAATCGGTATTTCAATCTAGGTGCAGATGCTTACCAAAGTGGAGATTATGCGCAAGCCGTGCAATATTACCAAAAGGCTGCCCAAATGGGGAGCGCAGACGCTTGCAATAATTTAGGGGGGCTGTATAAAAATGGACAGGGCGTTGCCAAAGACTACCTGAAAGCCATCCAATACTTCCAAAAGGCCGCCAAAATGGGAGTTGCGGACGCTTTTTACAATTTGGGGGTGATGTATGAAAATGGTGAGGGCGTTGTCAAAGACTATGCGCAGGCCATCTGGCACTACCAAAAGGCCGCCCAAAAGGGAGATGCAGATGGTTATTACGGCTTGGGTATGATGTATTGGAGGGGCGAAGGTGTCAAAAAGGATAAAGAAATGGCGCGGCATTATTACCAAAAGGCGTGCAATTTAGGCCACAAACTCAGCTGCAAGAAAGCGAGGAAGTGA
- a CDS encoding tetratricopeptide repeat protein, giving the protein MLKAKEASAIEADGGTEGVVYLSAAKVAYNNKDYAKAAEYYLKAGEAGEAMGYYELGGMHSCGQEGERDFVKAFEYFQKAALMGDARAHHALGVIYEYGHGRPQDMAKAKEHYQKAATMGDFIAQTALERMRYREH; this is encoded by the coding sequence GTGCTTAAAGCAAAAGAAGCAAGCGCCATAGAAGCCGATGGGGGTACTGAGGGGGTTGTTTACCTAAGTGCAGCCAAAGTGGCTTACAACAACAAGGATTATGCAAAGGCTGCGGAGTATTATCTCAAAGCGGGGGAAGCAGGGGAGGCGATGGGGTACTACGAACTAGGCGGCATGCATTCTTGCGGTCAAGAGGGGGAAAGGGATTTTGTCAAGGCCTTTGAGTACTTCCAAAAGGCTGCGCTGATGGGGGATGCCAGGGCGCACCATGCTTTGGGAGTCATTTATGAATACGGGCATGGCAGGCCACAGGACATGGCTAAAGCCAAAGAACATTACCAAAAGGCCGCAACCATGGGGGATTTCATCGCCCAAACGGCTTTGGAGAGGATGCGCTACAGAGAACATTAA
- a CDS encoding pirin family protein, producing the protein MKQVDRVYDAPPKHWVGNGFYVASMFSYRDTHKNCDPFLLLDYNAPHPFKGGGGEFGVGPHPHKGFETVTIAYSGEVEHTDSHGGGGIITPGDVQWMTAGAGILHQEFYSKKFANEGGVFEVVQLWVNLPKAHKLTPPKYQAIRAQDIPSVALEGTSKARIIAGELGGVRGPATTFSPINLWDLRVQGGDALRLEVPEGHNVLMLVLDGVVAFEGQRAHKEQLITFQRGGSQLAFSALEEAKVLVLTGAPLNEPVVGYGPFVMNTQAEIEQAIADVRSGRFGNL; encoded by the coding sequence ATGAAACAAGTCGATCGTGTTTATGACGCGCCCCCTAAACATTGGGTGGGCAATGGGTTTTATGTCGCCTCCATGTTTAGTTATCGCGATACACATAAAAATTGCGACCCATTTTTGCTCTTAGACTACAACGCGCCCCACCCTTTTAAAGGGGGTGGAGGGGAGTTTGGCGTGGGGCCACACCCCCACAAGGGCTTTGAAACGGTGACCATCGCCTACAGCGGCGAAGTGGAACACACAGATTCGCACGGAGGGGGCGGGATCATCACCCCCGGGGATGTGCAATGGATGACGGCAGGTGCGGGCATTTTGCACCAAGAGTTTTACTCTAAGAAATTTGCCAACGAAGGCGGGGTGTTTGAAGTGGTGCAGCTTTGGGTGAATTTGCCCAAAGCCCATAAATTAACCCCCCCTAAATACCAAGCGATCCGCGCACAAGACATCCCAAGCGTGGCCCTAGAGGGCACAAGCAAGGCGCGGATCATTGCAGGGGAGTTAGGGGGGGTTAGGGGGCCCGCAACAACCTTTTCACCCATCAATCTGTGGGATTTAAGGGTGCAGGGCGGGGATGCTTTGCGTTTGGAGGTCCCAGAAGGCCACAATGTCTTGATGTTGGTGCTGGATGGTGTGGTGGCATTTGAGGGGCAACGCGCACACAAAGAGCAACTCATCACCTTCCAAAGGGGGGGATCACAGCTTGCTTTCTCTGCGCTTGAAGAGGCTAAAGTGCTTGTGCTCACAGGCGCGCCCCTGAATGAACCCGTGGTCGGCTATGGGCCCTTTGTCATGAACACACAAGCAGAGATCGAGCAGGCCATAGCAGATGTGCGCTCAGGGCGTTTTGGAAATCTTTAA
- a CDS encoding NAD(P)H-dependent oxidoreductase: protein MFKKYLDDVLAYGFAYGSSGKALQGKAFSLAVSLGSPLEKYTEIGLSIEAILTPFKATIAFIGGTYTGHFATFGAFTLSDQDLATRC, encoded by the coding sequence TTGTTTAAAAAGTATTTGGACGATGTGCTCGCCTATGGCTTTGCCTATGGTTCAAGCGGCAAGGCACTGCAGGGCAAAGCATTTTCTTTAGCCGTGAGTTTAGGATCGCCTCTAGAGAAGTACACTGAGATAGGGCTTTCTATAGAGGCGATCTTAACCCCCTTTAAGGCCACAATTGCCTTCATAGGAGGTACATACACAGGCCACTTTGCCACCTTTGGGGCTTTCACGCTAAGCGATCAAGATTTGGCCACGCGTTGCTAA
- a CDS encoding NAD(P)H-dependent oxidoreductase, which yields MLKAPLPLTALLKNERNKMATLVVLAHPDLQKSRVNKALKESIHHKGVVFSELYHKYPDFKIDIAAEQQLLTQATHISFSNSPSFGTPALPCLKSIWTMCSPMALPMVQAARHCRAKHFL from the coding sequence ATGCTAAAAGCCCCCTTGCCTTTAACTGCCTTACTAAAAAACGAAAGGAACAAAATGGCTACTTTAGTTGTTTTGGCCCACCCTGATTTACAAAAATCCCGTGTCAACAAGGCTTTAAAAGAGAGCATCCACCACAAAGGCGTGGTGTTTAGCGAGCTCTACCACAAATACCCGGATTTTAAGATCGACATAGCGGCTGAGCAGCAACTGCTCACACAAGCCACACACATATCGTTTTCCAATTCCCCATCTTTTGGTACTCCTGCCCTTCCTTGTTTAAAAAGTATTTGGACGATGTGCTCGCCTATGGCTTTGCCTATGGTTCAAGCGGCAAGGCACTGCAGGGCAAAGCATTTTCTTTAG
- a CDS encoding TonB-dependent receptor family protein, producing MCRSSFILCVCACMPLWAIKTHSLQRVEATGKSVNEEAPKSWRSEEVKNYLGSQTIISHKQLTQQANQSIEEALQNVPGIHIRNATGIGALPRFSVRGFGGGGSGNSNTGFILVNGIPVYAAPYADISIPIFPATFQMIDRISVVKGGESVQYGPNAFGGVINIITKPIPYKWQNQVAERMTAWGRASNGGFVGPESKGQPFIKTLANNFLYNTYLKSGGMINNHFGVQAQANYITGQGFRANSPTNIQNYLLDLLYQINENNKIAANYQYYSFDMADPGSMALADYQKNRFANTRPNNAKSGKAMLWSVRYQNFFETRHFEGDFTLTYYGHTMSRDFQLDSNYLSVNTNPAIGHIYTDDNYSGFFIANHARTYLINAIEPALNLHFSHPIVSQDVKVGMRFMQSNMLFKTLQSTCEGASGSCTMSPYILIKSPSQNVKMDNNYTAVYFSDKLSFLGGKVVVTPGLRYTFLNIHKSIPTKHNFNLWNTTKEPSNQFSPALNIGYKPLDGWLLYCNYRRSFIPPQFNMTTIGAFSSDYTQTFNELEGGSRYSYKNILSFNANYFVIFAKNYYSGGYSPGPLDARSQGVELELYYAPIRGLQMHLAYTYTDARVTTNALDKTKYFVGIVNHPFNLKGKKLPYVSPHQFIFDMSYTYKHTTFGLSSYFYSRAYSSVLNQAKNQTACFKLDPSKNAGISQGCNSVGLLPWYWVWNIQISQVFWQSGRHKITGSLQVNNIFDMKYYFRGIGTSPAGYQPGPGRSVTAYLSYEF from the coding sequence ATGTGTAGAAGTAGTTTTATTTTATGCGTGTGTGCATGCATGCCCTTGTGGGCAATAAAAACCCACAGCTTGCAAAGGGTAGAGGCCACGGGCAAGTCGGTCAATGAAGAAGCCCCCAAAAGCTGGCGCAGTGAAGAAGTGAAAAATTATTTGGGTAGCCAAACAATCATTTCTCATAAACAACTCACACAGCAGGCCAACCAAAGCATTGAGGAAGCTTTGCAAAATGTCCCCGGGATACACATAAGAAACGCCACAGGCATCGGTGCTCTGCCTAGATTTTCAGTGCGGGGCTTTGGGGGCGGGGGCTCAGGCAACAGCAACACGGGCTTTATTTTGGTCAATGGCATCCCTGTCTATGCTGCTCCTTATGCCGACATCTCCATCCCCATTTTCCCCGCCACTTTCCAGATGATCGATCGTATCAGCGTGGTTAAGGGCGGGGAGAGCGTGCAATACGGCCCCAACGCCTTTGGGGGGGTGATCAACATCATCACCAAGCCCATTCCTTATAAGTGGCAAAACCAAGTAGCCGAGCGCATGACAGCGTGGGGTCGGGCGAGTAATGGGGGCTTTGTGGGGCCTGAGAGTAAGGGGCAGCCCTTCATTAAGACCCTAGCCAACAATTTTTTATACAACACCTACCTAAAAAGCGGGGGCATGATCAACAACCACTTTGGCGTGCAAGCGCAGGCCAACTACATCACAGGGCAGGGTTTTAGGGCCAATAGCCCCACCAACATCCAAAACTACCTTTTAGACTTGCTCTACCAAATCAATGAGAACAACAAAATCGCTGCCAACTACCAATATTATAGCTTTGACATGGCAGACCCGGGTTCAATGGCTTTAGCTGATTATCAAAAAAACCGCTTTGCCAACACCCGCCCCAACAATGCCAAGAGTGGCAAGGCAATGCTGTGGAGCGTGCGCTATCAAAATTTCTTTGAAACCCGCCACTTTGAGGGAGACTTCACACTCACCTACTACGGGCACACCATGAGCCGCGATTTCCAATTAGACTCCAACTACTTAAGTGTGAACACCAACCCTGCCATCGGGCACATATACACCGATGATAATTACAGTGGGTTTTTCATCGCCAACCATGCCAGAACCTACCTCATCAACGCCATCGAGCCAGCCTTAAACCTGCATTTTAGCCACCCCATTGTGAGCCAAGATGTCAAGGTCGGCATGCGTTTCATGCAAAGCAACATGCTCTTTAAAACCCTACAATCCACCTGTGAGGGGGCCAGTGGCTCTTGCACCATGAGCCCTTATATTCTCATTAAGAGCCCGAGTCAAAATGTCAAAATGGACAACAACTACACCGCCGTGTATTTTAGCGACAAACTGAGTTTTCTAGGCGGCAAAGTCGTGGTTACCCCGGGGTTGCGCTACACCTTTTTAAACATACATAAGAGTATCCCCACCAAGCATAACTTCAATCTATGGAACACCACTAAAGAACCTAGCAACCAATTTAGCCCCGCCTTAAACATCGGCTACAAGCCCTTAGACGGGTGGCTGCTTTATTGCAACTACCGCCGCAGTTTCATCCCCCCACAATTCAACATGACCACCATTGGGGCGTTTTCCTCTGACTATACCCAAACCTTTAACGAATTGGAGGGTGGCTCGCGTTACAGCTATAAAAACATCTTAAGCTTCAACGCCAATTACTTTGTGATTTTTGCTAAAAACTACTACTCCGGCGGCTATAGCCCGGGACCCTTAGATGCTCGATCTCAGGGCGTAGAGTTGGAGCTTTACTACGCGCCCATTAGGGGACTACAAATGCACTTGGCCTACACCTACACGGACGCGCGCGTTACGACCAATGCCCTAGATAAGACAAAATACTTTGTGGGGATTGTGAATCACCCCTTCAACCTCAAGGGCAAAAAGCTACCCTATGTGAGCCCCCACCAATTTATTTTTGACATGAGCTACACCTACAAGCACACCACCTTTGGACTCTCCAGCTACTTTTACAGCCGCGCCTACTCCTCTGTGCTCAACCAAGCCAAAAACCAGACTGCCTGCTTTAAGCTCGACCCGAGTAAAAATGCGGGCATTTCTCAGGGTTGCAATAGTGTAGGGCTCTTGCCGTGGTATTGGGTGTGGAACATCCAAATCAGCCAAGTCTTTTGGCAAAGTGGACGGCACAAAATCACGGGGAGCTTACAGGTGAATAATATTTTTGACATGAAATATTACTTTAGGGGCATTGGCACTAGCCCGGCCGGTTACCAGCCCGGCCCAGGCCGCTCGGTTACGGCGTATTTGAGCTATGAGTTTTAA
- a CDS encoding outer membrane beta-barrel protein: MRRWSATYLTCLLGLACLSPLCAEHKGWYLSFGPQFSLVRSEGLVSQNGNFIVPKDQRGLEDSVAPMGGGNVRLGFKHFFGQSKQFGVRYYFNFAGNGGPGVAQFVYGLGADALLNFIELKWRGQDFTFGGFVGLMFGVETWHTGVALVFEKELVADLGGTFALQTHPVQFQLPLNIGLRFSFSKHQSLDLGIMMPFLYSPFAHYLKDFHHTKDSATLTIHRDFSLYLNYTYAF, from the coding sequence ATGCGGCGCTGGAGCGCAACATACCTGACCTGTCTCTTGGGTTTGGCATGTCTTTCGCCCTTGTGTGCAGAACATAAGGGTTGGTATTTGAGTTTTGGTCCACAATTTAGCTTGGTTAGGAGCGAAGGCCTTGTGTCGCAGAATGGGAACTTCATCGTGCCTAAAGACCAGCGGGGGTTAGAAGATAGCGTGGCCCCAATGGGCGGGGGCAATGTGCGCTTGGGGTTTAAACATTTCTTTGGGCAGAGCAAACAATTTGGGGTGCGCTATTATTTTAACTTTGCAGGCAATGGAGGGCCTGGCGTGGCGCAATTTGTCTATGGTTTGGGCGCAGACGCTTTGCTCAACTTTATAGAGCTTAAATGGAGGGGGCAGGATTTCACCTTTGGAGGGTTTGTGGGCTTGATGTTTGGGGTGGAAACTTGGCACACAGGGGTGGCTCTCGTCTTTGAAAAGGAGCTTGTGGCTGATTTGGGGGGCACTTTTGCGCTCCAAACACACCCCGTGCAGTTCCAATTACCCCTCAACATTGGTTTGCGCTTCAGCTTTTCCAAACACCAAAGTTTGGACTTAGGGATCATGATGCCCTTTTTATACTCCCCCTTTGCCCACTACTTGAAGGACTTTCACCACACCAAAGACAGCGCAACCTTAACCATCCACCGCGATTTTTCGTTGTACCTCAACTACACTTATGCATTTTAG
- the fliW gene encoding flagellar assembly protein FliW codes for MHYTLKAPILGFERIMEVELTKIDDLFSRVSSVDGTISMVLANPYKLREYSFSIPKYIELLLELNAKSHVEVYCVVVVQKNLEDSMVNFLAPLIFNPDNGYAAQIALSIMDYPDFGFRDTLKSFVQAKSVRLSS; via the coding sequence ATGCATTACACATTGAAAGCCCCCATTCTTGGGTTTGAGAGAATTATGGAGGTGGAGCTCACCAAGATCGATGATCTCTTCAGCCGCGTGAGCAGTGTGGACGGGACCATCAGCATGGTCTTAGCCAATCCCTACAAACTGCGTGAATACAGCTTTAGCATCCCCAAGTACATCGAACTGCTTTTAGAACTCAACGCCAAATCCCATGTGGAGGTGTATTGTGTGGTCGTGGTGCAGAAAAACCTAGAGGACTCGATGGTGAACTTCCTCGCCCCCCTCATCTTTAACCCCGACAATGGTTACGCTGCCCAAATCGCCCTATCCATCATGGACTACCCCGACTTTGGCTTTAGAGACACGCTTAAATCCTTTGTGCAGGCCAAAAGTGTGCGCCTGAGCTCTTAA
- the murG gene encoding undecaprenyldiphospho-muramoylpentapeptide beta-N-acetylglucosaminyltransferase — translation MLAITGGGTGGHLCIVRSLAQELQNRGHDLLYIGSTSGQDKAWFENSPLFKQCFFLNTTGVVNKSFLRKVQALYKQVRCTQTARGLLKKHHIKALISVGGFSAGPGSFAGILSKIPLYIHEQNAVQGALNKLIAPYAQCIFSSFKGTEENPKRVYTPYPIQNSFFENARIRTEVRTILFLGGSQGARAINEFAILCARKLLKKGFKVIHQCGKLDYERVVGMYKGLGILEEVDLFAFDLQLVEKMRQADICVSRAGASSVWELCANNLPTLFVPYPFAAKNHQYYNALEFANEGLAQIVEQNHLHPDHLFGFIKWLETPKQEGLEIAKVSASLRQKVSSDGASQIVDRILEQIQPQA, via the coding sequence ATGTTAGCGATCACTGGGGGAGGCACAGGCGGGCATCTGTGCATCGTCCGCTCTTTAGCGCAAGAGTTGCAAAATAGGGGGCACGACCTGCTCTACATCGGCAGCACTTCAGGGCAGGATAAGGCGTGGTTTGAAAACAGCCCCCTCTTCAAGCAGTGTTTTTTCTTAAACACCACAGGCGTTGTCAACAAAAGCTTTTTAAGAAAAGTCCAAGCCCTCTATAAGCAAGTCCGTTGCACCCAAACCGCCAGAGGTCTTTTAAAAAAGCACCACATCAAAGCCCTCATCAGCGTGGGGGGCTTTAGCGCAGGGCCGGGCTCTTTTGCGGGCATCCTCTCCAAAATCCCCCTTTACATCCACGAGCAAAACGCCGTGCAAGGGGCGTTAAACAAACTCATCGCCCCCTATGCCCAATGCATTTTTAGCAGTTTCAAAGGCACAGAGGAAAACCCCAAGAGGGTTTACACCCCCTATCCCATCCAAAACAGCTTTTTTGAGAATGCCAGAATCCGCACAGAAGTACGGACAATTTTATTTCTGGGCGGATCGCAGGGGGCTAGGGCGATCAACGAATTTGCCATTTTATGCGCCAGAAAATTGCTTAAAAAGGGGTTCAAGGTGATCCACCAATGCGGCAAACTAGACTATGAGCGGGTCGTTGGCATGTATAAAGGTTTGGGGATTTTAGAGGAGGTGGATTTGTTTGCCTTTGATTTGCAACTCGTGGAAAAAATGCGCCAAGCGGATATTTGCGTGAGCCGGGCCGGGGCGAGCAGTGTGTGGGAGTTGTGCGCCAACAACTTGCCCACCCTCTTTGTGCCCTATCCCTTCGCCGCCAAAAACCACCAATACTACAACGCCCTAGAGTTTGCCAATGAGGGGTTGGCCCAAATTGTGGAGCAAAACCACCTACACCCCGACCACCTGTTTGGCTTCATCAAGTGGCTAGAAACCCCCAAGCAAGAGGGCTTAGAGATCGCCAAAGTGAGTGCGAGTCTACGCCAAAAGGTTTCTAGCGATGGGGCGAGCCAAATCGTGGATCGCATCTTAGAGCAAATCCAGCCTCAAGCGTAA
- a CDS encoding competence protein ComB — MDAPLLVVSVPNLQAISTKDKFLWLNAKSWIVSVFVPFVLWPWLGTLWALALYGGFLALFSVLEFFDEDIADILIAHSKLTGAASFYA, encoded by the coding sequence GTGGATGCCCCTTTATTGGTGGTGTCTGTGCCCAATTTACAAGCCATCTCCACAAAGGATAAATTCTTGTGGCTCAACGCCAAGTCGTGGATTGTGTCGGTCTTTGTGCCCTTTGTGCTGTGGCCGTGGCTGGGTACGCTGTGGGCTTTGGCGTTGTATGGGGGTTTTTTAGCCCTTTTTAGCGTGCTGGAGTTCTTTGATGAGGACATCGCAGACATCCTCATCGCCCACTCCAAACTCACGGGGGCGGCAAGTTTTTACGCTTGA
- a CDS encoding TrbC/VirB2 family protein gives MFGKGVFLRWLWMCFALDFLRADGGDNFFKAIEAQLQSNTAKGILMLIFIGIAFYVWRNLDRWRDILFTILGVVLGIMLFFKAPALASWFMGLF, from the coding sequence ATGTTTGGCAAAGGGGTTTTCTTGAGGTGGTTGTGGATGTGTTTTGCCCTAGATTTTTTAAGGGCGGATGGGGGAGATAATTTTTTTAAAGCCATTGAGGCACAACTGCAAAGCAACACGGCTAAAGGCATTTTAATGTTGATTTTCATCGGCATTGCCTTTTATGTGTGGCGCAATTTAGACCGCTGGCGGGATATTTTATTCACGATTTTGGGCGTGGTTCTGGGCATCATGCTCTTTTTCAAAGCCCCCGCCTTAGCTTCGTGGTTCATGGGGTTGTTCTAG
- a CDS encoding HrcA family transcriptional regulator, with the protein MGVKKEWLLDAFIKTYLYNHAPVGSESLRLALQTQAVQISSATIRNYFKRFTSEGAICQSHSSSGRIPTTKALKDYWRSKLTLSTPLEVDLDKLQRASESYGIFSMVERYQKATLQAVYNHAGQFLILDFGNTQALLAYNKKLEGFIRDLIGLECKTIQQLALSVCATSLAKQIDHLYLEKLYFGLCVLGQLAQSRGAQGLFRQILEGSLLRGLKQGLHFEKVLPLGFLGVLCSIKLKGEQTRMLCVGGLEQDFEGFYGAIRGLSI; encoded by the coding sequence ATGGGCGTAAAAAAAGAGTGGCTTTTAGATGCCTTCATCAAAACCTATCTTTACAACCATGCGCCCGTGGGCTCTGAAAGCTTGCGTTTAGCCTTGCAAACCCAAGCTGTGCAAATCTCATCAGCGACCATCCGCAACTACTTTAAGAGGTTCACCAGCGAAGGGGCGATTTGCCAAAGCCACAGCAGCAGCGGGCGCATCCCCACCACCAAAGCCCTAAAGGATTATTGGCGCTCAAAATTAACCTTAAGCACCCCTCTAGAAGTGGATTTAGACAAGTTGCAAAGGGCGAGCGAAAGCTATGGAATTTTTAGCATGGTCGAGCGCTACCAAAAGGCGACCTTGCAGGCGGTCTATAACCACGCAGGGCAGTTTCTGATTTTGGACTTTGGCAACACACAAGCCTTGCTTGCCTACAACAAAAAACTAGAGGGGTTTATCAGGGACTTGATCGGACTAGAGTGCAAGACGATCCAACAGCTCGCCCTGTCCGTGTGTGCCACGAGCCTTGCCAAACAAATTGACCATTTGTATTTGGAAAAGCTTTATTTTGGGCTGTGTGTGCTAGGCCAGCTTGCCCAAAGCAGGGGGGCGCAGGGGCTCTTTAGGCAAATTTTGGAGGGGAGTTTGCTAAGGGGGCTCAAGCAGGGACTGCACTTTGAAAAGGTTTTGCCTTTGGGGTTTTTGGGCGTGCTTTGCTCCATTAAGCTTAAAGGTGAGCAAACCCGCATGCTTTGCGTGGGGGGTTTGGAGCAGGACTTTGAGGGCTTTTACGGCGCGATTAGGGGGTTATCCATATGA
- the grpE gene encoding nucleotide exchange factor GrpE, with the protein MTDIALEAEKLREQEAVGENAAHPQNGIDEAGEARQTSEPKEPQIDYQAKFKEAQDLYLRTHADFENAKKRLEKDKAMALEYAYEKIANDLLPVIDTLHAALKSAQQEGSEAVCQGLELTLQKMHEVLAKHGIECVECDLEFDPNLHNAIMQVQADGQEEGQIVEVFQKGYKYKERLLRPAMVSIAKNN; encoded by the coding sequence ATGACAGACATAGCATTAGAAGCGGAAAAACTAAGAGAACAAGAAGCGGTGGGAGAGAACGCAGCGCATCCGCAAAACGGCATTGACGAGGCAGGCGAGGCGCGCCAAACAAGCGAGCCTAAAGAGCCACAGATCGACTACCAAGCGAAGTTTAAAGAGGCGCAGGACTTATACCTACGCACCCACGCCGACTTTGAAAACGCCAAAAAAAGGCTAGAGAAAGACAAGGCGATGGCACTAGAATACGCCTATGAAAAGATCGCCAACGATTTACTACCCGTGATCGACACCCTGCACGCCGCCCTTAAAAGCGCACAGCAAGAGGGCAGTGAGGCGGTGTGTCAGGGCTTGGAACTCACCCTGCAGAAAATGCACGAGGTGCTCGCCAAACACGGCATTGAGTGCGTGGAATGCGACCTAGAGTTTGACCCCAACCTGCACAATGCGATCATGCAAGTGCAGGCAGATGGGCAAGAGGAGGGGCAGATCGTGGAGGTCTTTCAAAAAGGCTACAAGTATAAAGAACGCTTGTTACGCCCCGCAATGGTGAGCATTGCAAAAAACAATTAA